A single region of the Polymorphum gilvum SL003B-26A1 genome encodes:
- a CDS encoding RNA pyrophosphohydrolase: MHIPVLDPRFPTDVDGLPYRPCVGIMLLNAAGRVWIGRREDSPRKVDPTHAWQMPQGGIDAGEDPLAAAYRELYEETSVRSVSLIEEAPDWFVYDYPPALIGTTRQGRYRGQAQKWFAFRFEGSEDEINILQPPEGHQQEFSDWRWEEARKLPDLIIPFKRQVYEQVVAAFAHLTG, encoded by the coding sequence GTGCACATTCCCGTCCTCGACCCCCGCTTCCCCACAGACGTCGACGGCCTGCCCTACCGGCCCTGCGTGGGAATCATGCTGCTGAATGCGGCGGGGCGCGTGTGGATCGGCAGACGCGAGGATTCGCCGCGCAAGGTCGATCCGACCCACGCCTGGCAGATGCCGCAGGGCGGAATCGATGCAGGCGAGGATCCGCTGGCGGCCGCCTATCGCGAGCTCTACGAGGAAACCTCGGTCCGGTCGGTCAGCCTGATCGAGGAGGCGCCCGACTGGTTCGTCTACGACTATCCGCCGGCGCTCATCGGCACCACGCGCCAGGGGCGCTATCGCGGCCAGGCACAGAAGTGGTTCGCCTTCCGCTTCGAGGGTAGCGAGGACGAAATCAACATCCTACAACCGCCGGAGGGACACCAGCAGGAATTCAGCGACTGGCGCTGGGAGGAGGCCAGGAAGCTGCCGGACCTGATCATTCCGTTCAAGCGCCAGGTCTACGAACAGGTCGTCGCGGCCTTCGCGCACCTGACCGGCTGA
- a CDS encoding SDR family NAD(P)-dependent oxidoreductase: MDLGRDLKDKRVLITGASSGLGAHFARLCACCGAHVAIAARRLDRLKILAEELRGLGAPTAVPIALDVSDAAAIHAARAQAVDGLGGLDILVNNAGIAREGLAMNQTAEEFDAVMDVNLRGVWLMAISCGRHWRETGTPGVIINIASVLGLGVAAGVASYAVSKAGVVQMTKALALEFARHNIRVNALAPGYFQTEINEGFFETEAGRRTIERVPMRRIGRLEDLDGPFLLLATDASRFMTGAIVPVDGGHLVAPL, translated from the coding sequence ATGGATCTGGGGCGAGACCTCAAGGACAAGCGCGTCCTGATCACCGGGGCATCGAGCGGGCTCGGCGCCCATTTCGCCCGCCTGTGCGCATGCTGCGGTGCCCATGTGGCGATAGCGGCCCGTCGCCTCGACCGGCTGAAAATCCTGGCGGAGGAATTGCGCGGACTCGGCGCGCCGACGGCGGTGCCGATCGCGCTCGACGTCAGCGATGCCGCGGCGATCCACGCGGCACGAGCCCAGGCGGTCGACGGGCTCGGGGGCCTCGACATCCTGGTCAACAACGCCGGGATCGCCCGCGAGGGTCTGGCGATGAACCAGACCGCGGAGGAGTTCGACGCGGTGATGGACGTCAACCTGCGGGGTGTCTGGCTGATGGCGATCTCCTGCGGACGCCACTGGCGGGAAACCGGCACGCCGGGCGTGATCATCAACATCGCCTCCGTGCTCGGCCTCGGGGTGGCCGCTGGGGTCGCTTCCTATGCAGTGTCCAAGGCCGGCGTCGTGCAGATGACCAAGGCGCTGGCGCTGGAATTCGCCCGCCACAACATCCGCGTCAATGCGCTGGCGCCAGGCTACTTCCAGACCGAGATCAACGAGGGCTTCTTCGAGACGGAAGCCGGCCGCAGGACGATCGAGCGCGTGCCGATGCGGCGGATCGGCCGGCTGGAGGATCTCGACGGCCCATTCCTGCTGCTGGCGACCGACGCATCGCGCTTCATGACCGGGGCGATCGTGCCGGTCGACGGCGGCCATCTGGTCGCGCCGCTGTAA
- a CDS encoding acyl-CoA dehydrogenase family protein, whose product MDFTVSPRIAELRERVRAFVADEILPLESDTTSYNEFENIRMDLRNQIRAKARAAGLWAPQMPQARGGLGLPMAEQAIFYEEANRSIFGPVCFNCAAPDDGNMRCLEMAASEEQKARWLQPIVDGAVNSSFVMTEPHPGGGSDPSMIATRAERHGNRWKVHGRKWFISGAAVASHFILIARTDPNPEEKRRQLTAFLFHRDQPGWRIVRRIGNMGPDEHGGVCELEFDGLEIDDSDRLMEIGDGLRLTQIRLGPARLTHCMRWLGLSKRCMEIAQDYVSTRTGFGIRLAERESVQLTLGEVAHAIQIGRLLVMHAAWKLDQGDRARKEVSSAKIHVADTLFKAVDTAIQLNGARGYSTDTILEWIYRYARAAKLVDGASEVHKMVLARFYGKEGSDYWQWG is encoded by the coding sequence ATGGACTTCACGGTTTCGCCGCGGATCGCAGAGCTGAGGGAAAGAGTTCGGGCCTTCGTCGCCGACGAGATCCTGCCGCTGGAAAGCGATACGACCAGCTACAACGAATTCGAGAACATCCGCATGGACCTGCGCAACCAGATCCGGGCGAAGGCCAGGGCGGCCGGCCTGTGGGCGCCGCAGATGCCGCAGGCCCGCGGCGGCCTCGGCCTGCCGATGGCAGAGCAGGCGATCTTCTACGAGGAGGCCAACCGCTCGATCTTCGGGCCGGTCTGCTTCAACTGCGCGGCGCCTGACGACGGCAACATGCGCTGTCTGGAGATGGCGGCGAGCGAAGAGCAGAAGGCGCGCTGGTTGCAGCCGATCGTCGACGGAGCGGTCAATTCTTCCTTCGTCATGACCGAGCCGCATCCGGGCGGCGGATCCGATCCGTCCATGATCGCGACGAGAGCGGAAAGGCACGGCAACCGCTGGAAGGTCCACGGACGCAAGTGGTTCATCTCCGGCGCGGCCGTCGCCAGCCATTTCATCCTGATCGCGCGCACCGACCCGAACCCGGAGGAGAAGCGCCGGCAATTGACCGCCTTCCTGTTCCACCGCGACCAGCCCGGCTGGCGCATCGTGCGGCGGATCGGCAACATGGGACCGGACGAGCATGGCGGGGTGTGCGAACTGGAGTTCGACGGGCTGGAAATCGACGACTCCGACCGGTTGATGGAGATCGGCGACGGCCTGCGGCTGACCCAGATCCGGCTCGGCCCGGCTCGGCTAACCCATTGCATGCGTTGGCTCGGCCTGTCGAAGCGCTGCATGGAGATCGCCCAGGACTATGTCTCCACCCGGACGGGATTCGGGATCCGGCTGGCGGAGCGGGAGTCGGTGCAACTGACCCTCGGCGAGGTCGCCCACGCGATCCAGATCGGCCGGCTGCTGGTCATGCATGCGGCCTGGAAACTCGACCAGGGCGACCGCGCGCGCAAGGAGGTGTCGTCGGCGAAAATCCACGTTGCCGACACCCTGTTCAAGGCCGTCGACACGGCGATTCAGCTCAACGGCGCCAGGGGTTACTCGACCGACACAATCCTCGAATGGATCTACCGCTATGCCCGGGCGGCGAAGCTGGTCGACGGGGCGTCGGAAGTCCACAAGATGGTCCTCGCCCGCTTCTACGGCAAGGAAGGCAGCGACTACTGGCAGTGGGGCTGA